One genomic region from Streptomyces sp. NBC_01304 encodes:
- a CDS encoding Lrp/AsnC family transcriptional regulator, whose product MITAIVLIKTSVDRIPEIAESISSLESVSEVFSVTGTYDLIAMVRVTAHDDLADVIPGQISKIPGVQATDTHVSFRTYSQHDLEAAFAIGLDS is encoded by the coding sequence GTGATCACCGCGATCGTGCTCATCAAGACCAGCGTCGACCGGATCCCGGAGATCGCCGAGTCGATCTCCTCGCTGGAAAGCGTCAGCGAGGTGTTCTCCGTGACCGGTACGTACGACCTGATCGCCATGGTCCGCGTCACGGCCCACGACGACCTGGCGGACGTCATCCCGGGTCAGATCAGCAAGATCCCCGGCGTCCAGGCCACGGACACCCATGTCTCGTTCCGGACCTACTCGCAGCACGACCTGGAGGCCGCGTTCGCGATCGGCCTCGACTCCTGA